A section of the Amycolatopsis sp. AA4 genome encodes:
- a CDS encoding pyridoxamine 5'-phosphate oxidase family protein — MTDYEATSTRNLDRYGNSALPWSRARDVLAADTPTADLTFFVATVRPDGRPHSAGVGAVWVDDALYFVGGPGTRRSRNLAANPACSISVRLRGLDLVLEGDAHRVTDADTVARLAEVYRSGGWPATADGDALTAPFSAPSAGPAPWHLYRLSLRRAVGVASAEPHGATCWEFAGE; from the coding sequence ATGACTGATTACGAAGCAACCTCGACCCGGAACCTCGACCGCTACGGGAACTCCGCGCTGCCGTGGAGCCGCGCCCGCGATGTCCTCGCCGCCGACACCCCGACCGCCGACCTGACGTTCTTCGTCGCGACCGTCCGCCCGGACGGCCGCCCGCACTCGGCGGGCGTAGGCGCGGTCTGGGTGGACGACGCGCTGTACTTCGTCGGCGGACCGGGCACGCGCCGCTCCCGAAACCTCGCGGCGAACCCGGCGTGCAGCATTTCGGTCCGGCTGCGCGGCCTGGACCTGGTGCTGGAAGGCGACGCCCACCGCGTCACCGATGCCGACACCGTGGCGCGCCTGGCCGAGGTCTACCGCTCCGGCGGCTGGCCAGCGACCGCGGACGGAGACGCCTTGACGGCACCGTTCAGCGCCCCGAGCGCGGGCCCGGCGCCGTGGCACTTGTACCGGCTCTCGCTGCGTCGTGCGGTGGGGGTTGCGTCGGCGGAGCCGCATGGTGCGACGTGTTGGGAGTTCGCGGGGGAGTGA
- a CDS encoding alpha/beta fold hydrolase, whose amino-acid sequence MDAVRQVEANGVRLNVAVSGSGPALVLLHGFPHTWQLWSKVVPTLAEQYRVVAPDLRGLGASSRPESGFDAGTVAADLAGLLDALGEPNADVVAIDLAVSSALLLALRQPERVRRLVLMESLPWGFPASPPWWFGFHAVPGLAETVLNGHEAEYVGWFLDQGTLGRGVPADIEAAFAQAYTGTEALRCAFEYYRAMPESARQLTEAAAKRLTVPTMAIGAHPVGDALEQQLRPVADDLAGRVLPDCGHLIPLDRPREFLDLLLPFLSREILAGCR is encoded by the coding sequence ATGGACGCGGTGCGGCAGGTCGAAGCGAACGGGGTGCGGCTCAACGTCGCCGTCTCCGGGAGCGGTCCGGCGCTCGTGTTGCTGCACGGGTTCCCGCACACCTGGCAGCTGTGGAGCAAGGTCGTCCCGACCCTGGCCGAGCAGTACCGGGTCGTCGCGCCGGACCTCCGCGGCCTCGGTGCGAGCAGCCGCCCGGAAAGCGGCTTCGACGCTGGCACCGTCGCCGCTGACCTCGCGGGACTGCTCGACGCGCTGGGGGAGCCGAACGCCGACGTGGTCGCGATCGACCTGGCGGTGTCGAGTGCGCTGCTGCTCGCGCTGCGCCAGCCGGAGCGCGTGCGCCGCCTGGTGCTGATGGAGTCGCTGCCCTGGGGTTTCCCGGCGAGCCCGCCGTGGTGGTTCGGGTTCCACGCGGTGCCGGGACTGGCCGAGACTGTCCTCAATGGACACGAGGCGGAGTACGTCGGGTGGTTCCTCGACCAGGGCACGCTCGGACGCGGTGTTCCGGCAGACATCGAAGCCGCCTTCGCCCAGGCGTATACCGGCACGGAAGCGCTCCGCTGCGCCTTCGAGTACTACCGGGCGATGCCGGAAAGCGCCCGGCAGCTGACCGAAGCGGCGGCGAAGCGGCTGACCGTCCCGACGATGGCGATCGGCGCGCACCCGGTCGGCGACGCGCTGGAGCAGCAGCTCCGCCCGGTCGCCGACGACCTCGCCGGCCGCGTCCTGCCGGACTGCGGGCACCTGATCCCGCTGGACCGGCCGCGCGAGTTCCTCGATCTCCTGCTGCCGTTCCTCTCCCGGGAGATACTGGCCGGGTGTCGTTGA
- a CDS encoding MFS transporter has product MSPSPEPEPDPQRWRALWVCLIAGFMTLLDVSIVNVALPSMEHGIGATPADVSWVVSGYALTFGLALVPSGRLGDDYGRRRMFLLGLALFVATSVLCGAAQNATWLVVARLGQGVAGGLLNPQIIGLMQQLFSGRERGKAFGAFGATVGLSTAIGPVLGGLLIQGIGVDEGWRWVFYVNLPIGILAILFGLRLLPKDARSGRKRTPDLVGSVLLGVAVVLVMLPLIEEEEQAAAPRWWLMGVAAGLLVLFVLWERWLGKRGKHPLVNLKLLTVRSYSMGSALGMVYFAGFTGIFLVLTLFFQQGLGYTALQAGTAMLAFAIGSAISPTIGGRLVHRFGRPMVVLGTLLVAIGLAATAWLVRDYSGANTAFVLAGPLFVGGFGSGLVISPNSTLALEEVPPAEGGTAAGVLQTGQRIGSAVGTALGGSLFFGELGRSHGDYHSATALGLIGSTALVGLALLFGVVDVLLSRTRKRRPAPAPAAISGAVSGLAPGETASVSLTSLETHEVRRTATGADHSFALDAPAGAYLLLVQAGGREPAARHVQVGAEPLREDVELTRSVRLTGTVHAVRGPFPGAQVAVLDAAGQVQRVTVTDEAGHYAVDDLFPGEYTVVVTGYQPVAEPLQLTTEGPARFDPLLRLVSADKS; this is encoded by the coding sequence GTGTCCCCTTCGCCCGAACCCGAACCCGATCCGCAGCGCTGGCGCGCCTTGTGGGTGTGCCTCATCGCCGGATTCATGACGCTGCTCGACGTCAGCATCGTCAACGTCGCGCTGCCCTCGATGGAGCACGGCATCGGCGCGACGCCCGCGGACGTCTCGTGGGTCGTGTCCGGGTACGCGCTCACGTTCGGCCTCGCGCTGGTGCCCTCGGGACGGCTCGGCGACGACTACGGGCGCCGCCGGATGTTCCTGCTCGGGCTGGCGTTGTTCGTGGCGACCAGCGTGCTGTGCGGCGCGGCGCAGAACGCGACCTGGCTCGTGGTCGCCCGGCTGGGGCAGGGCGTCGCGGGCGGGTTGCTGAACCCGCAGATCATCGGCCTGATGCAGCAGCTGTTCTCCGGCCGCGAGCGGGGCAAGGCGTTCGGCGCGTTCGGGGCGACGGTCGGGTTGTCCACCGCGATCGGGCCGGTGCTCGGCGGGTTGCTGATCCAGGGCATCGGCGTCGACGAGGGCTGGCGCTGGGTGTTCTACGTCAACCTCCCGATCGGCATCCTCGCGATCCTGTTCGGGCTGCGCCTGCTGCCGAAGGACGCGCGCAGCGGCCGGAAGCGGACGCCGGACCTGGTCGGCAGCGTGCTTCTCGGCGTGGCGGTCGTGCTGGTGATGCTGCCGCTGATCGAGGAAGAGGAACAGGCGGCGGCGCCGCGCTGGTGGCTGATGGGCGTCGCGGCCGGGCTGCTCGTGCTGTTCGTGCTGTGGGAACGCTGGCTCGGCAAGCGCGGCAAGCATCCGCTGGTGAACCTGAAGCTGCTGACCGTGCGCAGCTACTCGATGGGTTCCGCGCTCGGCATGGTCTATTTCGCCGGATTCACCGGGATTTTCCTGGTCTTGACGCTCTTTTTCCAGCAGGGCCTCGGCTACACGGCACTGCAGGCCGGCACCGCGATGCTCGCGTTCGCGATCGGCTCGGCGATCTCGCCGACCATCGGCGGGCGGCTCGTGCACCGGTTCGGCAGGCCGATGGTCGTGCTCGGGACGCTGCTCGTGGCGATCGGGCTCGCCGCGACCGCGTGGCTCGTCCGCGACTACTCCGGCGCGAACACCGCGTTCGTGCTGGCCGGGCCGTTGTTCGTCGGCGGGTTCGGCAGCGGGCTGGTGATTTCGCCGAACTCGACGCTCGCCCTGGAAGAGGTCCCGCCCGCGGAAGGCGGCACCGCGGCCGGCGTGCTGCAGACCGGGCAGCGGATCGGCTCGGCGGTCGGCACCGCGCTCGGCGGGTCCCTGTTCTTCGGCGAACTCGGGCGTTCGCACGGGGATTACCACTCCGCGACCGCTCTCGGGCTGATCGGCTCGACGGCGCTGGTCGGGCTCGCGTTGCTGTTCGGGGTCGTCGACGTGCTGCTTTCCCGGACCCGCAAACGCCGCCCGGCCCCGGCCCCCGCGGCGATTTCCGGTGCGGTGAGCGGTCTCGCGCCCGGGGAAACCGCGTCGGTTTCGTTGACGTCCTTGGAAACTCACGAGGTACGCCGCACCGCGACCGGCGCGGACCACAGTTTCGCCCTCGACGCCCCGGCGGGTGCTTACCTGCTGCTCGTCCAGGCAGGCGGCCGCGAGCCGGCGGCCCGCCACGTGCAGGTGGGCGCGGAACCGCTGCGCGAGGACGTCGAACTGACGCGGTCGGTCCGGCTCACCGGAACCGTGCACGCGGTCCGCGGCCCGTTCCCGGGTGCGCAGGTCGCGGTGCTGGACGCCGCGGGGCAGGTCCAGCGGGTGACCGTCACGGACGAGGCGGGCCACTACGCCGTCGACGACCTGTTCCCCGGCGAGTACACCGTCGTCGTGACCGGATACCAGCCGGTCGCGGAACCGCTTCAGCTGACGACCGAGGGCCCGGCCCGCTTCGACCCGTTGCTGAGGCTGGTTTCCGCGGACAAGAGTTAG
- a CDS encoding MBL fold metallo-hydrolase: MTVTLGPLRVDAVTELDHWPFAPAEMFPAVTPEQLGDHRGDLDLSITTYLVRTPDQTVLLDAGNGNAKERPVLLAHHQLDTPYLDRLAAVGVVPEDVDVVVATHLHPDHCGGFTRLVDGFWDPTFPRARYLIPSEEYAWLQEIHAAGPEDGVAADLARTFEDSVLPVVEAGLAELIDLPYEVADGITLRSLPGHTTGHLIAELSGGGQHALVSGDVLHHPFQFSDLTLAQGGDADPDTAAESRRTLCELAVERDALVLPAHFSPGRIDRDGDGFRYRPTPLGAA; encoded by the coding sequence ATGACCGTGACCCTCGGGCCGCTGCGCGTCGACGCGGTCACCGAACTGGACCACTGGCCGTTCGCCCCGGCCGAGATGTTCCCCGCGGTGACGCCGGAACAGCTGGGGGATCACCGCGGGGATCTCGACCTGTCGATCACCACGTACCTGGTGCGCACGCCGGACCAGACCGTGCTCCTCGACGCGGGGAACGGCAACGCCAAGGAACGCCCGGTCCTGCTGGCGCACCACCAGCTCGACACGCCGTACCTGGACCGGCTGGCCGCGGTCGGCGTCGTGCCGGAGGACGTCGACGTCGTCGTGGCGACCCACCTGCACCCGGACCACTGCGGCGGCTTCACCCGGCTGGTCGACGGTTTCTGGGATCCGACCTTCCCGCGCGCCCGGTACCTGATCCCGAGCGAGGAATACGCGTGGCTCCAAGAGATCCACGCGGCGGGCCCGGAAGACGGGGTGGCCGCCGACCTGGCGCGGACGTTCGAGGACAGCGTCCTCCCGGTAGTCGAAGCGGGACTGGCGGAGCTGATCGACCTGCCGTACGAGGTGGCGGACGGCATCACCCTGCGTTCCCTGCCCGGCCACACCACCGGACACCTGATCGCCGAACTCAGCGGCGGCGGGCAGCACGCCCTGGTGAGCGGGGATGTGCTGCACCACCCGTTCCAGTTCTCGGACCTGACGCTGGCCCAGGGCGGCGACGCAGACCCCGACACCGCCGCGGAGTCCCGGCGGACGCTGTGCGAACTGGCCGTCGAACGGGACGCGCTAGTTCTGCCCGCGCACTTCTCGCCCGGGCGAATCGACCGAGACGGCGACGGTTTCCGCTACCGCCCCACCCCGTTAGGAGCCGCCTGA
- a CDS encoding FAD-binding protein: MTAEDAARVLRARLSAGQVHTSGPQYESAATVWNAAVAARPAVVVECRSTADVQASVRAARELGLPLSVRSGGHDWAGRAVADGGLTLDLRRLNRVAVDAGRRAAVVGGGAQANEVLAAAEAHGLLAAVGTIGTVGFAGLALGGGYGPFLGKYGLAADNLLGAEIVLADGEVVLANASRLPDLWWALRGGGGNFGVVTALGVRLHATPEITTGPVWYAAADAARVFAAVAEIQADAPDELTVQTGVLAGADGSLCVLAWPTWCGPADPDSFLARLGPPLASQIETVSSYAAEVARRDAMFPGGRSVTIRTRSLPAFTPEAVSVLVSAAEARTSPLSGLSIHHFHGAASRVPVADTPFPLREDHVLVEILGMGEGNDDRAWADAASAALAPFALPHAYANLLGPDLPARNVFGPNSARLRDLKHRYDPDGVFRAIPLG; the protein is encoded by the coding sequence ATGACCGCCGAGGACGCCGCCCGGGTCTTGCGGGCCCGGCTTTCCGCCGGGCAGGTGCACACGTCCGGCCCTCAGTACGAATCGGCGGCGACGGTGTGGAACGCCGCCGTCGCCGCGCGTCCGGCGGTGGTGGTGGAATGCCGGAGCACGGCGGACGTCCAGGCCTCGGTGCGGGCCGCGCGCGAACTGGGCTTGCCGTTGTCCGTGCGCAGCGGCGGCCACGACTGGGCCGGACGCGCGGTGGCGGACGGCGGGCTCACGCTCGATCTCCGCCGGCTGAACCGGGTCGCGGTCGACGCCGGACGGCGAGCCGCGGTGGTCGGCGGCGGGGCTCAGGCCAACGAGGTGCTCGCGGCGGCGGAGGCGCACGGCCTGCTCGCGGCGGTGGGCACGATCGGCACGGTCGGGTTCGCCGGGCTCGCGCTCGGCGGTGGTTACGGGCCCTTCCTGGGCAAATACGGGCTGGCTGCGGACAATCTGCTCGGTGCCGAGATCGTCCTCGCGGACGGTGAAGTGGTGCTCGCCAACGCTTCGCGGCTGCCGGACCTGTGGTGGGCGTTGCGGGGTGGCGGCGGGAATTTCGGCGTGGTGACCGCGCTCGGCGTGCGGCTGCACGCGACGCCTGAGATCACGACCGGCCCGGTCTGGTACGCGGCGGCGGACGCGGCCCGGGTTTTCGCCGCGGTCGCCGAAATCCAGGCCGATGCGCCGGACGAACTCACTGTGCAGACGGGCGTGCTGGCCGGTGCTGACGGTTCGCTGTGCGTGCTCGCCTGGCCGACCTGGTGCGGCCCCGCGGATCCGGACAGCTTCCTGGCCCGGCTCGGGCCGCCGCTGGCCTCGCAGATCGAGACGGTCTCGTCGTACGCGGCGGAGGTCGCGCGCCGGGACGCGATGTTTCCTGGCGGGCGCTCGGTCACCATCCGCACGCGGTCGCTTCCGGCGTTCACTCCGGAGGCGGTGTCGGTGCTGGTTTCGGCCGCGGAAGCCCGGACTTCGCCGTTGTCCGGACTGTCGATCCACCACTTCCACGGCGCGGCGTCCCGGGTCCCGGTGGCGGACACGCCGTTCCCGCTGCGGGAGGACCACGTGCTGGTCGAGATCCTCGGGATGGGGGAGGGCAACGACGACCGGGCCTGGGCGGATGCCGCCTCGGCCGCGCTGGCCCCCTTCGCGTTGCCGCACGCGTACGCGAACCTGCTGGGGCCGGATCTCCCCGCGCGGAACGTCTTCGGCCCCAACTCGGCCCGGCTGCGCGACCTGAAACACCGCTACGACCCGGACGGGGTTTTCCGCGCCATCCCGCTCGGCTGA
- a CDS encoding DMT family transporter, with the protein MTTEAAPLPTAGPIAALTGRADPRLLAAAGCLCIALTSVLIKVSGASGATSAFWRCALALPLLAILAFSEARRTRVRAKILLPLLAGLGLGLDFVLWGEAIPRVGAGVATMLLSVQVVIVPLLAFVFLKERPDPRFKFVAPTLIAGIVLAGGVFGSATTGSDPVLGLVFALAAGAGYSGYLLLLRLSSSPATQVRSLSLATVSAGFVSVVLGLPFGRLDLAPSLPSLGWFAALALVGQVVGWLLIAGALPRLAASTGATMMLLQPVGAVAFGFLLLSERPGALQLVGCVIVLGAVCFAGRGAGKKRAVQPSAKLSPTESSSPRAMSLNSSRR; encoded by the coding sequence ATGACCACCGAAGCCGCTCCGTTGCCGACCGCCGGTCCGATCGCCGCGCTCACCGGCCGCGCCGATCCCCGGCTGCTGGCCGCGGCCGGCTGCCTCTGCATCGCGCTGACTTCGGTGCTCATCAAGGTTTCCGGGGCCAGCGGCGCGACCAGCGCGTTCTGGCGCTGCGCGCTCGCGCTGCCGCTGCTGGCGATCCTGGCGTTCAGCGAGGCGCGCCGGACGCGCGTGCGCGCGAAGATCCTGCTGCCGCTGCTGGCCGGGCTCGGTCTCGGGCTCGACTTCGTCCTGTGGGGCGAGGCGATCCCTCGCGTCGGCGCGGGCGTCGCGACCATGCTGCTGTCGGTGCAGGTGGTGATCGTGCCGCTGCTGGCGTTCGTCTTCCTCAAGGAGCGGCCGGACCCGCGGTTCAAGTTCGTCGCGCCGACGCTGATCGCCGGGATCGTGCTCGCCGGCGGCGTGTTCGGCTCGGCGACGACCGGCTCGGACCCGGTGCTGGGCCTCGTTTTCGCGCTCGCCGCGGGGGCGGGCTATTCCGGTTACCTGCTGCTGCTCCGGCTCAGCAGCAGCCCCGCGACGCAGGTCCGCTCGCTGTCGCTGGCCACCGTGTCGGCGGGCTTCGTGTCGGTCGTCCTCGGCCTGCCGTTCGGCCGCCTCGACCTGGCCCCGAGCCTGCCGTCGCTCGGCTGGTTCGCCGCGCTGGCCCTCGTCGGCCAGGTCGTCGGGTGGCTGCTGATCGCCGGTGCGCTGCCGCGGCTGGCGGCCTCGACCGGCGCGACGATGATGCTGCTGCAGCCGGTCGGCGCGGTCGCCTTCGGGTTCCTGCTGCTGAGCGAACGGCCGGGCGCGCTGCAGCTCGTCGGCTGCGTGATCGTGCTGGGCGCGGTCTGTTTCGCGGGCCGCGGCGCGGGAAAGAAGCGCGCGGTTCAGCCGTCGGCCAAGCTCAGCCCGACGGAGTCGAGCAGCCCGCGCGCCATGTCCCTGAACTCGTCACGGCGGTGA
- a CDS encoding LysR substrate-binding domain-containing protein has protein sequence MRALHAVAQHGSVARAAAALHVTPSGVSQQLAKLEREAGQALLEPRGRTVRLTRAGQVLAGHAERVLAQLAEARTDLERLREDVFGPLRIGSIATCVHALLPPALATLTEQHPRLDVTLVEGEAEQTLPKVLAGDLDVAVFESWADRPTVVPPGIAQVTLFSDVADLALPATHRLAHRRTVDLSEVDDVSWISWTGRSGCYEWLVHVLRSQDLEPRISCTIGSYVTQLALVAGNVGAALVPRLARGPVPDGVRMLATRPVLNRTIVAACRSGEEAHGGVRAALEALGEASATYVNR, from the coding sequence ATGCGCGCCCTGCACGCGGTCGCGCAGCACGGCTCGGTCGCCCGCGCGGCGGCCGCGCTGCACGTCACGCCGTCCGGGGTGTCGCAGCAGCTGGCGAAGCTGGAACGGGAAGCGGGCCAGGCGCTTTTGGAGCCGCGCGGCCGGACCGTGCGGCTCACGCGCGCCGGGCAGGTGCTGGCCGGGCACGCCGAACGCGTGCTGGCCCAGCTGGCCGAAGCGCGCACGGATCTCGAACGGCTGCGCGAGGATGTGTTCGGCCCGCTGCGGATCGGGTCGATCGCGACGTGCGTGCACGCCCTGCTCCCGCCCGCTCTCGCCACGCTCACCGAGCAGCACCCGCGGCTGGACGTGACGTTGGTGGAGGGCGAGGCCGAGCAGACGCTGCCGAAGGTGCTTGCCGGGGATCTCGACGTCGCGGTGTTCGAAAGCTGGGCGGACCGGCCGACCGTGGTCCCGCCGGGCATCGCGCAGGTCACGCTGTTCTCCGACGTCGCCGATCTCGCGCTGCCCGCCACGCATCGGCTCGCGCACCGCCGCACGGTCGACCTCTCCGAGGTGGACGACGTGTCGTGGATCAGCTGGACCGGCCGTTCCGGCTGCTACGAATGGCTCGTGCACGTGCTCCGTTCGCAGGACCTGGAACCGCGGATCAGTTGCACCATCGGCAGTTACGTGACGCAGCTGGCGCTCGTCGCGGGCAACGTCGGCGCCGCGCTCGTCCCGCGGCTCGCCCGAGGACCGGTGCCCGACGGCGTCCGGATGCTCGCCACTCGGCCGGTGCTGAACCGCACGATCGTCGCCGCGTGCCGGTCCGGCGAGGAGGCGCACGGCGGGGTCCGGGCGGCGCTGGAGGCGCTCGGCGAGGCGTCGGCGACTTATGTGAATCGCTGA
- a CDS encoding IS110 family transposase, whose protein sequence is MAIRLEVWVGIDVGKSMHHACAIDTDGKVLFSQKLGNDQRAIEQLIARASAAAQRAQWAIDLTSPMALLLITALLAADQSVTYVPGRVVNTMTHGFRGEGKTDAKDARVIAETARLRRDLTEVTMPDELAVSLTQLTSYRADLMSDWVAGINRLRALLGSIFPALEAAFDYSNRTPLILVAGMCTPAEIRTAGIGGVTTHLTDNKAWGPAIGKTAATAVAAADAQDLVLPGEADAAMLVKRIARKLLDLDREIKDTDKLITARFRRHPWARIIESLPGMGPGLGAEFLASTGGDLATFATAGRLASYAGLVPVPRDSGRVSGNLRRPKRYNRRLRRVFYMAALSSLRTQGPSRRFYDKKRAERLIHTQALLALARRLVDVLWALLRDGREFTLDTPNPVTVAA, encoded by the coding sequence GTGGCGATTCGCCTTGAGGTCTGGGTCGGGATCGATGTCGGCAAATCGATGCATCACGCGTGTGCGATCGACACCGACGGGAAGGTGCTGTTCAGTCAGAAACTCGGGAATGATCAGCGCGCGATCGAGCAGTTGATCGCTCGTGCCAGTGCGGCCGCTCAGCGGGCGCAGTGGGCGATCGATTTGACGAGTCCGATGGCGTTGCTGCTGATCACGGCGCTGCTGGCTGCCGACCAGTCGGTGACCTATGTGCCGGGCCGGGTCGTGAACACGATGACCCACGGATTCCGAGGCGAAGGAAAAACCGACGCCAAAGACGCTCGGGTGATCGCCGAAACCGCCCGGCTGCGAAGGGATCTGACCGAGGTCACGATGCCCGATGAGCTGGCGGTCTCGCTGACCCAGCTGACCAGCTACCGCGCCGACCTGATGTCGGACTGGGTGGCCGGGATCAACCGGCTGCGGGCGCTGCTGGGCTCGATCTTCCCCGCTCTGGAGGCCGCGTTCGACTACTCCAACCGAACCCCGCTGATCCTGGTCGCCGGGATGTGCACCCCCGCCGAGATCCGCACCGCCGGAATCGGCGGTGTCACAACCCATCTCACCGACAACAAGGCATGGGGTCCGGCGATCGGCAAGACCGCCGCGACCGCGGTCGCCGCCGCCGACGCCCAGGACCTGGTGCTGCCCGGCGAAGCCGATGCCGCGATGCTCGTCAAACGCATCGCCCGCAAGCTGCTCGACCTCGACCGCGAGATCAAAGACACCGACAAGCTGATCACCGCCCGATTCCGGCGACATCCGTGGGCGAGGATCATCGAGTCCCTGCCCGGCATGGGCCCTGGACTGGGCGCCGAATTTCTCGCCAGCACCGGCGGTGACCTGGCGACCTTCGCGACCGCCGGCCGCTTGGCGTCCTATGCCGGATTGGTGCCGGTGCCACGCGACTCCGGTCGTGTCAGCGGAAACCTGCGCCGTCCCAAACGCTACAACCGACGCCTGCGCAGGGTCTTCTACATGGCCGCCCTGTCCAGCCTGCGCACGCAAGGCCCGTCCAGGCGGTTCTACGACAAGAAGCGCGCCGAACGACTCATCCATACCCAAGCCCTCCTAGCGCTGGCCCGGCGACTCGTCGACGTGCTCTGGGCACTGCTGCGCGACGGCCGCGAATTCACCCTCGACACACCGAATCCGGTCACTGTTGCGGCTTGA
- a CDS encoding MarR family winged helix-turn-helix transcriptional regulator, with translation MPAERDHVDGVMAQITGVRAEDRVSKALSFRLLRAARLLETELRREFDAFGVGLWEVELLGALKRAGPPYRLSAGQLLDSMRLTSGGVTKRVAGLERKGWVRRDIDPDDRRQILVSLTDEGLTRAREVFGMKTQTEARLLGVLPRAEQNRMNDDLRKLLLDWEGPDGRA, from the coding sequence ATGCCAGCGGAGCGGGACCACGTCGACGGAGTCATGGCGCAGATCACCGGCGTGCGCGCGGAAGACCGGGTGAGCAAGGCGCTGAGCTTCCGCCTGCTGCGCGCCGCCCGCTTGCTGGAAACGGAACTGCGCCGCGAATTCGACGCCTTCGGGGTCGGGCTGTGGGAAGTGGAACTGCTGGGCGCGCTCAAACGAGCCGGTCCCCCGTACCGCCTTTCGGCCGGGCAGCTGCTGGACAGCATGCGCCTGACGTCCGGCGGGGTGACCAAACGCGTGGCCGGGCTCGAACGCAAAGGCTGGGTACGCCGCGACATCGACCCGGACGACCGCAGGCAGATCCTGGTCAGCCTGACCGACGAGGGCCTGACGCGGGCGCGCGAGGTATTCGGAATGAAGACACAGACCGAGGCCCGGCTGCTGGGCGTCCTGCCGCGGGCGGAACAGAACCGGATGAACGACGATCTGCGGAAGCTGCTGCTGGACTGGGAAGGCCCGGACGGGCGGGCTTGA
- a CDS encoding zinc-binding dehydrogenase, whose amino-acid sequence MTTKTMRAVVHEGAAGVGGVRVAEVPVPQPGPGEVLVRLKAAGLNHRDLFIVDSRGPADPSTVLGSDGAGVVTAVGADAAVEAGAEVVINPSLDWAEPDAVPEVPAILGVPTDGTLAEYVVVPAGNVVPKPEHLSWTEAAALPLAALTAYRALFTRGGLSAGEHVLLPGIGSGVATFALAMAKAVGATVSVTSRSPEKLARATELGADRAIGSGGDWAAELGEPVDLVVDSIGSATFDACLSVLRSGGRMVSLGATTGPDVALSLRNLFFRQISLLGTSMGSAREFAQMVSLVAEHRVRPVVHHVYDLADGPRALAELASGDQFGKLVVAIG is encoded by the coding sequence GTGACAACAAAAACGATGCGGGCGGTGGTCCACGAGGGCGCGGCGGGAGTCGGCGGGGTGCGGGTCGCGGAGGTTCCCGTGCCGCAACCCGGGCCGGGCGAGGTGCTGGTCCGGCTGAAGGCGGCCGGGCTGAACCATCGGGACCTGTTCATCGTGGACAGTCGCGGTCCGGCCGACCCGTCGACGGTCCTCGGCTCGGACGGGGCCGGAGTGGTCACCGCCGTGGGAGCGGACGCCGCCGTCGAGGCCGGCGCCGAGGTCGTCATCAACCCGTCGCTCGACTGGGCCGAGCCGGACGCGGTGCCGGAGGTCCCCGCCATTCTCGGGGTGCCGACCGATGGCACGCTCGCCGAGTACGTCGTCGTCCCGGCGGGCAACGTCGTGCCGAAGCCCGAGCACCTGAGCTGGACCGAAGCCGCCGCGCTCCCGTTGGCCGCGCTCACCGCGTACCGGGCGCTGTTCACCCGCGGCGGTCTCTCGGCGGGGGAACACGTGCTGTTGCCGGGCATCGGCAGCGGGGTCGCGACCTTCGCCCTCGCCATGGCGAAAGCCGTCGGCGCGACGGTTAGCGTCACCTCGCGCAGTCCCGAAAAGCTCGCCAGGGCAACGGAACTGGGTGCCGACCGGGCGATCGGCAGCGGCGGCGATTGGGCCGCGGAACTCGGCGAACCGGTGGACCTGGTCGTCGACAGCATCGGGTCGGCGACCTTCGACGCCTGTCTCTCCGTGCTCCGCTCCGGAGGCCGGATGGTGAGCCTCGGGGCGACCACCGGCCCGGACGTCGCACTGTCGCTGCGCAATCTTTTCTTCCGGCAGATCAGCCTGCTGGGCACTTCGATGGGCAGCGCGCGGGAATTCGCGCAGATGGTCTCGCTGGTCGCCGAACACCGCGTGCGGCCGGTGGTGCACCACGTCTACGACCTGGCCGACGGGCCGCGAGCGCTGGCCGAACTGGCGTCGGGGGACCAGTTCGGGAAGCTGGTCGTCGCGATCGGGTGA
- a CDS encoding RidA family protein, producing the protein MSKRWNPGTVAAPVGRYSHVAQIPAGHELVVVAGQIGARPDGTLAGPDAEAQAREALANIERVLAAAGAGPEHLVKVFSMVAGTEHLPGFRAATGDVFSRWFPESDWPTQSLIVVSALAKPELAVEIEAMAAVPR; encoded by the coding sequence ATGAGCAAGCGCTGGAATCCCGGCACGGTCGCGGCTCCGGTCGGCCGCTACAGCCACGTCGCGCAGATTCCCGCCGGGCACGAGCTGGTCGTGGTGGCCGGGCAGATCGGAGCCCGGCCGGACGGCACGCTCGCCGGGCCGGACGCCGAAGCGCAGGCGCGCGAGGCACTGGCGAACATCGAACGCGTGCTCGCCGCGGCGGGCGCCGGGCCGGAACACCTGGTGAAGGTCTTCAGCATGGTCGCCGGCACCGAGCACCTGCCCGGTTTCCGGGCGGCGACCGGCGACGTGTTCAGCCGGTGGTTCCCGGAGAGCGACTGGCCGACGCAGTCGCTGATCGTCGTGTCCGCGCTCGCGAAACCGGAGCTGGCCGTGGAAATCGAAGCGATGGCCGCGGTGCCGCGATGA